Within the Sarcophilus harrisii chromosome 2, mSarHar1.11, whole genome shotgun sequence genome, the region CCACCGAGGGAGGTTGGGCCGGGGACACCAAGACAAAGATGGGGAACAGGACCTGGGAGTCAGGATAAAGCAACACCCCGGGGACCACGAGCACTGCCAAGCCGGAGAGTTGGCGGGAGGACGCCCGCTGAGAGGGACGCGAAAGCGCGGCTCTGAGGGGATCTCTGCCCCGGCATTGAAGTGAGCGGGACTTTCCCAGCGCAGACCTTTCATCCCAGCCCAACAGACATATGTTCATTCAGCCTCCGCCAAGTCTGCGCGACACAGAGAGCATTAAAGAAGTCTCTAGGCAACCGCGCGCTGCACCATGGGGGCCCACCGGGAAGGGCGGGGCCTTCAGGTTTCCCGACTGGGCCCAGGGGCCCTTGGATTGGCCAAAACCCGTCGGGGGAAGTCGCTCGCAGGGAGAGCACGAGGCTGGCGCCGCTCTCGGACGGCGTGCAGCGCGCTGGGACGGAGAGGCGGGCGTGCGGACGGAAGCCCGGGCGGGACACGCGGCCGGGGGCGGGAAGTACGGACGCCGGAGCGGCGCCTTGGGCGAGCAACGAGACCGGCGTAGCTCCGGGGGCAACCGCCGCCTTGCGCTGGAGGCCGGCGGCGGCGTCGTTGCCACTTTCCCGAGGGAAACGGAGGGCGAGGCGACCATGGCGGAAAGGCCGGAGGACTTGAACCTTCCGAATGCCGTCATTACCAGGATCATCAAGGAGGCGGTGAGCGGAGtcgggccggggccggggccggggccgggcccgGGGCGCAGCCACTAATCCCGATGCCGTCTCCCTTGCAGCTCCCCGACGGAGTCAACATTTCCAAAGAGGCTCGAAGTGCCATCTCTAGGGCTGCCAGCGTGTTCGTGCTGTACGCCACGTCCTGGTGAGGGGCCGAGACTGCCGGAGATCCCAGGCGGGCTGCTGGCCGGAGATCCCAGGCGGGTCGCTGGCCGGAGCCCCGCGGGCTGCTGGCCGGAGCCCCGCGGGCTGCTGCTCACCCTCGCTCACCCCGCGCTGCCGGCGTCGCCCCGAACCCCTTGGTGCTCGGAACGTCCCTTACCCAAGTCCCCGGCTGCCCCGCAGGCTCTGGCCGCGTCCTCCCCGTTATCCCTTACCTGGCTATTTTTTGTACTTGTGAATCTGTTCGCAGTCGGTATTTCCTCCGTAGAAATGTTagctctgagggcagggactttgtGTCTCCGGAAACCAGGGAGACCTGTGTTCAAAAGCAGCTTCTGATCCATAGTTTAGCTTTTGACACTTGACAAGTCCCTTAATTCTCCCTCAGTGCCTCGGGTGTTGGGTTTCCGAGAAGGGGTAGATTGTTTTCGGAGAGGGTTTTCCTTGATTGAGAGTTTCCCATTCTAGTAAAATCAATGTCCAGTGAAAGTTCCTCTCAAGTCCCTGTCTCGCTTTGAGATAATCTAATGTAGTTTCCTCATTCTCAAATTGACCTCGCCAAGACTGACAGATGAGGTTCCACAACAACTGAACAGAAttaggacttgaacccagctctCCTTACTCTTTCTCCAGCTCTGGTACTCCTTCCACTAAGCCATGCTGCCTTCTTCAGGAAGTGAGCTTGGCCATGGAGCAGTGTTATAACTGGCTATCAGTGTTTTAGTGTATGAGAAATTTAAATGTGTTAGTATTATGGACCTTTTGAAATGATCTGAGAGAAGAACCACTAATCTGATCTCAAAAGTCagctctttcttccttcattagtaaaataaggcattcaaaatataattatatcaaatatttacAAAGGGCTTCCTGCAACAGTCTTTGGCGTAGGTAGCCCTTCAAGTTCCACATGGCCTAAAACTGCTGCACCTGCTCTTTcacactttctttccttcctttaccaGAGTAATTGTGTTTTGTAATCACTGACTAAAGTTTGGGGCAATAGTACTTTTCCTAGATGTGAGCTTGGTCAGGCAATCAGATTTGCTTATACATTCCTGTCTTTAAATGTCTTGAAACAGGAGTTGGCcaaaataatttctctctcttttttttcctaagtgcAAACAACTTTGCGATGAAAGGAAAGCGGAAGACCCTAAATGCTGGTGATGTACTGTCGGCTATGGAAGAGATGGAATTTCAGCGattcatttctcctttaaaaGAAGCATTAGATGGTAACAACCGCTGTATTATCTTGGGCTGTAGACATGGATCCTTGGTACAGTGTTTGTCATATGATTTAACCAGTTGGACTTAATATAGTATTGAGTATTGGCAGCATCTTCATTTGAATCTGTCTCAGATGCTTTAGTGTCTCTACTTTTGAAATAATAAGCTATTAGAGTGCGATAATTTGGTTCTGTTTGTTTAGCTTTGCCTTATTATAGCTACCTTCTATTTCTAGCATATAGACGTGAACAAAAAGGTAAGAAGGAAGCTTCAGAACAAAAGAAGAAGGATAAAGACAAAAGAACAGATTCTGAGGAACAAGACAAAAGCCGGGAAGATGATAATGAAGACTATGATGAAAGAATGGAAGAGGAGGAGCAGAATGATGAAGAAGAAGTTGATAATTGAGTTTCATGGAGAGAACACAGAATCAGATGATAAGAAATTGGATGTTCAACACTGTTGCCTCCATAGTACTGTTTGAAAGAATTGTGGCCTTTTCCTCCACTGCTAAGAATGCTTATATATGAGGACCTAAGAATACTTCTTGAATAACCCCCAAACCAGAGTTTTTATGAATGAGatctttccaattttgttttatatataatccataaattttgaccttttgacAAGGTAGGTTATAAACTGCCACTTAATCagatttttataggaaaaatgtGTAAAAGAGTCATATATTTCACTCCTATTTTATGACCCATAGTTCATAAAATTTAGGGACTGTAGAGGGAGCTAAAAATTGGAGGGGTTTGAACTCTGAGTTTGAATTAACCTGTGAGAGATTGGATATATCTTATAAAAAGAGTAACTGAGGCACTCTGGATTTGGGGGAGCTATCCAAAAAGTTTGGGGTAAAGAATGAAATTGATGAAAGTTACTTTCTAAGGGATGACAAAGTTCTGCTTTCTTTGGTTTGTAACTGATTATCTTCTCTTCCTGAGTCTTCCTTCCCCTAGTCTCTTGCTGCGTTTGGAGCTTGGTCCCTGTTTACCACACTCTATATAGCACTTTGTATGTTTTGAGGTTTGTACTTCACTATATTAGTGGAGTATTGGGTCTAGTGAAATGTCTGATGTAAAGTAGGcatttctcttctaaattctcttccttttcacctGCCACCTGATCATaagtttgaaaataaattttctaatataTGTAGCATATGACCTTTTCAGGTGTCTCATCCTTTTTGtacttgtcttttttatttaacaaatgacAAGCTCTAAAATTCATTTCCTCCAAGTACCACTCTCTAGTCTAATCTTGGCTTTGCTAACTTATGATCTTCAGTCCAGTTTAATTGAACAAATGTAAAGTTTTCTTCCAATCCCAGAAAGGATTGGTCTTTTAAGGATAACTTGATGGAATAACTTAATAAAATCTAATAATGCTTAGTAATATAATTCTCATAAATTACCCTTCTAAAGTGGTTTTGATAGGGCTTTCATTTTCTGTTAGACTCCCTATTTACTCCCAAGTTAAGTGGTTATTTTTAAAGATTGGAAGCTACCAGAAGACCTTTGTCCCCATggccagaaaattaaaaaaaaaaaaaaacaactctgtgTTTAACTAGAGGGGATTCCTTCAGAGACCACATTCAGTCCTGATAATGCTACCTTGAGAATTGGGAATGAAGGTTCTTATCAACCTTTCTCCCtacttagttttaatttttttggtctataaaataataatagtgaccCCATTCCAATTGGAGTATTACAGGTGAAAAATGTAGTCTGCTAACATTTACTTATTATTGGATTATAGGACAAGTTTGTTAATAAATG harbors:
- the POLE3 gene encoding DNA polymerase epsilon subunit 3 translates to MFIQPPPSLRDTESIKEVSRQPRAAPWGPTGKGGAFRFPDWAQGPLDWPKPVGGSRSQGEHEAGAALGRRAARWDGEAGVRTEARAGHAAGGGKYGRRSGALGEQRDRRSSGGNRRLALEAGGGVVATFPRETEGEATMAERPEDLNLPNAVITRIIKEALPDGVNISKEARSAISRAASVFVLYATSCANNFAMKGKRKTLNAGDVLSAMEEMEFQRFISPLKEALDAYRREQKGKKEASEQKKKDKDKRTDSEEQDKSREDDNEDYDERMEEEEQNDEEEVDN